Proteins from a single region of Flavobacterium sp. YJ01:
- a CDS encoding phosphopantetheine-binding protein — MNKEDIIAKINGFLVDEFEVDNDDIEPNANLKDTLGLDSLDYVDLVVSIEANFGVKLVEADFVGISDFQSFYDLIETKIKAKSA, encoded by the coding sequence TATAGCAAAAATAAATGGTTTTTTAGTTGATGAATTTGAAGTAGACAATGACGACATTGAACCAAATGCTAATTTAAAAGATACACTTGGGTTAGACAGTCTCGATTATGTTGACTTAGTTGTTTCAATTGAAGCAAACTTTGGTGTAAAACTAGTTGAAGCAGATTTTGTTGGAATTTCTGATTTTCAAAGTTTCTACGACCTTATTGAAACCAAAATAAAAGCCAAATCAGCTTAA